From a region of the Castanea sativa cultivar Marrone di Chiusa Pesio chromosome 10, ASM4071231v1 genome:
- the LOC142611571 gene encoding protein BASIC PENTACYSTEINE7, whose product MGTYTNRNPMIPEATAGASVPHFTWFYPGSFMSASKSNSNPLQGTQMNPEPGIAVTPIRTIPATTEPKTNINSATKAAKVRKQKNSMKEPNQIASKVFRVKQAKKTPSTSKKTKGQSMPEAKREKKIPINIDTDKTDFDFSGVPAPYCSCTGNPRACYKWGAGGWQSSCCTINVSEYPLPMSSTRPGSRMAGRKMSNGAYGKLLLRLATEGHDLTHPVDLKDHWARHGTNKFVIIK is encoded by the coding sequence ATGGGAACATACACCAATAGAAACCCTATGATACCTGAAGCTACGGCAGGGGCATCTGTTCCACATTTTACCTGGTTTTATCCAGGAAGTTTTATGTCTGCATCAAAATCCAACTCAAATCCTTTGCAAGGGACTCAAATGAACCCAGAGCCAGGTATTGCTGTTACTCCCATCCGAACCATTCCTGCCACAACTgaaccaaaaacaaatattaattcAGCAACTAAAGCTGCGAAGGTTAGGAAACAGAAGAATTCTATGAAGGAACCTAATCAAATTGCATCCAAGGTTTTCAGGGTAAAGCAAGCCAAAAAAACTCCTTCTACTTCTAAAAAGACAAAGGGACAAAGTATGCCTGAAGCAAAACGTGAAAAGAAGATTCCAATTAATATTGATACGGACAAAACTGACTTTGATTTCTCTGGGGTGCCTGCTCCATACTGTTCTTGTACTGGTAATCCTAGAGCGTGCTACAAATGGGGTGCTGGTGGATGGCAATCCTCGTGTTGCACCATTAACGTATCAGAATATCCTCTGCCCATGAGTTCTACAAGGCCTGGGTCTCGCATGGCTGGGAGAAAAATGAGCAATGGAGCATATGGGAAACTTCTACTGAGACTTGCAACTGAAGGTCATGATCTTACTCATCCAGTTGACTTGAAGGACCACTGGGCAAGACATGGTACTAACAAGTTCGTTATAATTAAGTAG
- the LOC142612797 gene encoding phosphoribulokinase, chloroplastic — protein MAICTVYTTPSLNSTCSISTTSKTQLGFPQKQVVFYSSGKKTSKRGSNTTSPYVITCSTTVGDSKTVVIGLAADSGCGKSTFMRRLTSVFGGAAEPPKGGNPDSNTLISDTTTVICLDDYHSLDRTGRKQKGVTALDPRANDFDLMYEQVKAIKDGIPVEKPIYNHVTGLLDPPELIKPPKILVIEGLHPMFDSRVRDLLDFSIYLDISNEVKFAWKIQRDMAERGHSLESIKASIEARKPDFDAYIDPQKQYADAVIEVLPTQLIPDDNEGKILRVRLIMKEGVEFFNPVYLFDEGSTVSWIPCGRKLTCSYPGIKFYYGPDTYFGHEVSVLEMDGQFDRLDELIYVESHLSNISTKFYGEVTQQMLKHADFPGSSNGTGLFQTIVGLKIRDLYEQLISTKAKTPVEATKA, from the exons atgGCAATTTGCACAGTCTACACCACCCCATCTCTCAATTCCACATGTTCAATCTCCACCACATCAAAAACCCAATTGGGATTTCCCCAAAAACAGGTAGTTTTCTATTCTAGTGGCAAGAAAACTAGCAAGAGAGGCAGCAACACAACCAGCCCATATGTGATAACATGCTCAACAACAGTAGGTGATTCAAAGACAGTTGTGATAGGCCTGGCAGCAGACTCAGGATGTGGGAAAAGTACCTTCATGAGGAGGCTGACCAGTGTGTTTGGTGGGGCTGCAGAGCCACCAAAGGGGGGTAACCCAGACTCTAACACACTCATCAGTGACACTACCACTGTGATATGCTTGGATGACTATCACTCTCTGGATAGGACTGGAAGGAAACAGAAGGGTGTCACTGCACTTGACCCTAGAGCCAACGACTTTGATCTCATGTATGAACAAGTTAAGGCTATCAAGGATGGGATTCCTGTTGAGAAGCCTATTTACAATCATGTTACTGGTCTCTTGGATCCTCCTGAGCTCATCAAGCCCCCTAAGATTCTTGTCATTGAAGGTTTGCACCCAAT GTTCGATTCACGAGTAAGGGACCTGTTGGACTTCAGTATCTACTTGGACATCAGCAATGAGGTTAAGTTTGCATGGAAAATTCAG AGGGACATGGCTGAACGTGGACACAGTCTTGAAAGCATCAAAGCTAGTATTGAAGCCAGGAAGCCTGATTTTGACGCATATATCG atCCACAAAAGCAATATGCAGATGCAGTGATAGAAGTGTTGCCAACCCAATTGATTCCGGATGATAACGAGGGGAAGATATTGAGAGTGAGGTTGATAATGAAAGAAGGGGTCGAGTTTTTCAACCCAGTTTACCTGTTTGACGAAGGCTCTACTGTCTCATGGATACCATGCGGAAGAAAGCTTACATGCTCATACCCTGGCATCAAGTTTTACTATGGCCCTGACACTTATTTCGGCCACGAG GTGTCTGTGCTGGAGATGGATGGTCAATTTGACCGATTAGATGAGCTGATATACGTGGAAAGCCATCTAAGCAACATATCTACCAAGTTCTATGGAGAAGTGACCCAACAAATGTTGAAGCATGCTGATTTCCCTGGCAGTAGCAATGGAACTGGTCTTTTCCAAACCATTGTTGGTTTGAAGATAAGAGACCTGTACGAGCAACTCATCTCCACCAAGGCTAAAACTCCTGTAGAAGCAACAAAGGCCTAA